The genomic interval TGGGGTATAATTATTATCAAGATCAAACTTATTTGTTCTACAATAAGGGAACTCAAAAAGCGGATAAATCTGCAGACGGAATCAGTGGCTCAATTAATAATGCAACTGCATATAGGTTTACAAATGAAAACACTCTGAATTATACACTGAAGATAAACAAACACAGGATGACTGCTTTGGGGGGAGTATCTTTTCAGACTGATAATCGATCAACACTTTATGTTAAATCAAATCAGTTTCTTACGGATGATTTTGGATGGAACTCTATCGGTCTAGGTACTTTGCCCCAAATACCTCAATCAGGCTATCTTGAAAATGCGCTGATGTCCTATTTTGGTAGAATTAACTATAATTATCAAAGCAAGTATTTAGCGACATTCACTATGCGTGCGGATGGTTCGTCGAAATTCAATGAAAAAAACAAGTTTGGTTACTTCCCATCATTTTCATTGGCTTGGAGAGCGGGAGATGAGCAATTTGTGAAGAATTGGAATGTATTTTCTGACTTAAAATTGAAAGCTGGATGGGGTCTTACAGGTAACGATAGAGTAAACAATACCGCAGGATTTCGTACAATCGGACTAGGAGATGGTTATTATTTCAATGGTCAATATATTCCTGGCGCATCTCAGGACGCTATGTCAAATACTCAGCTGAAATGGGAGTCAACATCTCAGTTTAATGTGGGGCTTGAGTCAGGATTTCTTGACAATCGTATCTTGTTCAATGTTGAAGCATATTATAAGTTAACGGATAATGTTTTGTTGTCGACACAAATATCTCCGTCGACAGGTTTCACTTCTAGTTTTGAAAATATGGGATCAATAGCCAATAAGGGTATTGAATTTAGTTTGAACACTGTTAATGTGGTGACTTCTGACTTTGCATGGGAAACATCAATGAATATTTCTTTTAATAGAAATAAATTGAAATCACTGAGTGATGGAGAAAGTTATAGAGAGTACAGTAATGGCCATCCCGATGGATGGGGTACTACCAATATATTGCAAATAGGAAAGCCTGTTGGCGTATTTTATGGGTATGTGGCTGATGGTTTGTATCAGAATGATGATTTCATCCATGATGCCAGCACTGGAGAATTGAGAGTAGCCAGAGGAGTACCAGGTGTTCAAACATCAATGACAAACTATTCTCCTCAACCAGGAATGCCGAAGTACAAAGATTTGGACGGGGACGGAGTAATTACGGAAAATGATCGTCAAATAATAGGTGATCCAAATCCGGATTTTTATGGAGGTATCAATAATACTTTTAGATATAAAGGCTTTGACTTAAGCGTGTTTATGACATTTTCCTATGGTAATGATATTTACAATGCAAACATGACAAATTTTTATCATCCTGAATTTGGACGCTTGAATATCAATTACCTTGCTGAGACAGCAAATAGATGGTCTCCATCAAATCCTATTCAAAACGGACCTGCTGAAGTTCCAAGTGTAGATAACAGGTGGAACCAGCTGTATTCAGGCAAGATGTTTAATTCTTCTTATATCGAAGATGGGTCGTATTTGAGAATAAAAAATATAACGCTTGGCTATCAATTGCCTCAATCATTGCTAAGCAAGTTGAATATTAATTCACTGAGAGTTTCGGCTACTGTTGATAATCTTTGGGTATTTTCCAAGTACAGCGGTTATGATCCGGAAGTATCCATAAGGAATGGTGCGATGTATAAGGGGATTGATAATTCAGCTTATCCGCGTAGTAGAACGTACACGGTTGGGGTAAACATGAATTTCTAGGACTTTTTTATCTGAATAATTTAATATGAAACGATTATTTAAAATATTACTATTGGCTGTGGGAGTGCTCAGCTTTAGTGCTTGCAATGATTTTCTGGATATAGATCCTTCGGATAAATATGATTACAAAGATTTCTTCAAGGATGTTTCGCATGTTGATATGGCTGTTGCAGGAGCTTATAATAAAGTCAATGAGCTTTACATGAGAAATATGTCTGTATGGATCAATACTGGCACTGATGAATTGTTAAGATCCATTAATACTAGAAATGAAAATATCACGAAGTTTGAATATGATTCATTTGACCCGGATTTAAAAAGAATATGGAATACTTCTTATAGCGGGATCAGCCGATGCAATGATGTAATATATAATTTGTCATTGGACAGACCTATTGAAGATTTGACTGATGAAGCTAGAAATGCCTCGCTGGGAGATGCTTATTTGGTTAGAGGTTTACTGTATCTTAATTTGGTTCGAATGTTTGAGCATATTCCGCTTCGTACAGAACCTTATGGCGATTTGTCTGAAAATCTAGATCAACGAAATTTGCCAAACTCTCCAGCCAATGAAGTCTATGATGTTATACTATCGGACTTCAAACAAGCAGCAAAATTGCTGCCTAGTGAAGCGAGTGCTTTGGGAAGAGGAAACAAATCTGTGGCATATGGCATGCTAGCAAGAGCATATTTGAATTTAGCAGGTGTTCGTACCAATGGAGGAAATGTAGGCATAGATGAATGTTATAGACAGGTTGTTGTCGCTTGCGATTCTGTGGATGCTGAAAATGTGCATAGCTTGTTGCCTGAATATTCTGAAGTATTTTTAAATCAAATCAAAGGGATCAAAAGCGAGACAGAGTCTATGTGGGAAGTCGTGTTTAATGTTACTTCCAATATAAATTTAGGTGGAAATATTGGAACGTATAACGGACCAAAATCCAATTTGTCAGGGACAAATGAAGCAGGTTCTAGCGGAGCTACTTTTGTGACGGTAAAGCATACAGAGTTATATGATCAAGAAAGTGACAGTCGCTTCGATTGGAATTGCGCTGATTGGTGGATTCGATATCGCGAAGCGAATAATCCTCAGTATTATCCAACGTATATTACAGATTCGCTTCGATGGTATCCAGCAAAATGGCGACGCGGATCACCAAATGTAATTGGGTATGAGGATGGCGAGCCTATTGAAAGTATTGAGTTTTTGGAGAATGGTTTTATACTTCGAAGCCATACAAGCATAAATTTTCCTTTGCTCAGGTATTCAGATGTATTGCTTATGCGCGCTGAAGCTAATAACGAACTTAATGGCCCTTCTTCCGCTCTTATGGATTTGGATAGAGTTAGAAATCGCGCTGGATTAAAATCGCTAGAAAGCGAATTGTCAGAAAAGGGTATTTTCGTTGACAAGGAAATTTTAAGAAATGAACTGATGGATGAAAGAAGTAGAGAACTTTGTTATGAAGGACATCGCAGGTTTGATTTGGTTCGTTGGGGGAAGTTAGAGTCTACAATGCGTGATCTTAGCAACTATATGAGAACAAATCCATTTTTAGGCTTTGGGAATGATGATATTTTCTTGGCTACGCCAGGAGAAAATGTTGATAAAAAGCATGTCGTGTTTCCAATTCCACAAGATGAAATGATGTTAAATAAGAATATCAAACAACATCCTCTTTGGTAGTATAAATTAAAAGAATCCTGAGTGGATTCTTTTTCTCATAACTAACCTATTTTTTATCAGAATAAACTGAAAGTTATGAATCAAAAATTATTTAATATAGCAATGTTACTGAGCATATTGACATTTTTATATGCTTGTAATGATGATAAGATTGAGATATTGGACAGGGTTCCCGAATCCGCGCCTCAAAATTTATTGTATCAAAATTATAAGAACTATGTGCAGGTTGGCTCTGAATGGCAGTCTGTAAAGCCGGAAGTGT from Aureibacter tunicatorum carries:
- a CDS encoding TonB-dependent receptor — its product is MKKKKIVIKIAFLVLLSMFQLIMGTNDVQAQALRTVTGTVLDENGEGLPGCNIRIKGTDEGTLTDYNGNYTLENVRESNVLIFTFVGYEKETREVGSQSVINVSMQLNVEQLDEIVVIGYGEQKQRDVTGSVGTVKMEKIGDIVSTSFDQAIQGRIAGVQLTSPEGGPGEPMRFEIRGGTSITGNNDPLFVIDGIPIDDPSIVTTIPQADIVQIDILKDASATAIYGARGANGVVIITTRSGTKGKNISFNSKVGFSHIPNSVRYDVLSPSDFVALQKEIISKKGDGTVDRWGDPSDYAGMPAYDWQDAVMRTAPFQDYSITMNGGNDQTKYYASLGMTDQKGTLIGTSFQRVTGSLKLDQKINERLDVNLKTTYTYTNYIGPRVSESQSSGIIRSAIQYRPVIPLPRPGDEDDEEWDEDGGLDPNELPANMYSPVKNLNNTDQKRPKSQILVSGFLNYKILDNLVFRSTLGYNYYQDQTYLFYNKGTQKADKSADGISGSINNATAYRFTNENTLNYTLKINKHRMTALGGVSFQTDNRSTLYVKSNQFLTDDFGWNSIGLGTLPQIPQSGYLENALMSYFGRINYNYQSKYLATFTMRADGSSKFNEKNKFGYFPSFSLAWRAGDEQFVKNWNVFSDLKLKAGWGLTGNDRVNNTAGFRTIGLGDGYYFNGQYIPGASQDAMSNTQLKWESTSQFNVGLESGFLDNRILFNVEAYYKLTDNVLLSTQISPSTGFTSSFENMGSIANKGIEFSLNTVNVVTSDFAWETSMNISFNRNKLKSLSDGESYREYSNGHPDGWGTTNILQIGKPVGVFYGYVADGLYQNDDFIHDASTGELRVARGVPGVQTSMTNYSPQPGMPKYKDLDGDGVITENDRQIIGDPNPDFYGGINNTFRYKGFDLSVFMTFSYGNDIYNANMTNFYHPEFGRLNINYLAETANRWSPSNPIQNGPAEVPSVDNRWNQLYSGKMFNSSYIEDGSYLRIKNITLGYQLPQSLLSKLNINSLRVSATVDNLWVFSKYSGYDPEVSIRNGAMYKGIDNSAYPRSRTYTVGVNMNF
- a CDS encoding RagB/SusD family nutrient uptake outer membrane protein, translated to MKRLFKILLLAVGVLSFSACNDFLDIDPSDKYDYKDFFKDVSHVDMAVAGAYNKVNELYMRNMSVWINTGTDELLRSINTRNENITKFEYDSFDPDLKRIWNTSYSGISRCNDVIYNLSLDRPIEDLTDEARNASLGDAYLVRGLLYLNLVRMFEHIPLRTEPYGDLSENLDQRNLPNSPANEVYDVILSDFKQAAKLLPSEASALGRGNKSVAYGMLARAYLNLAGVRTNGGNVGIDECYRQVVVACDSVDAENVHSLLPEYSEVFLNQIKGIKSETESMWEVVFNVTSNINLGGNIGTYNGPKSNLSGTNEAGSSGATFVTVKHTELYDQESDSRFDWNCADWWIRYREANNPQYYPTYITDSLRWYPAKWRRGSPNVIGYEDGEPIESIEFLENGFILRSHTSINFPLLRYSDVLLMRAEANNELNGPSSALMDLDRVRNRAGLKSLESELSEKGIFVDKEILRNELMDERSRELCYEGHRRFDLVRWGKLESTMRDLSNYMRTNPFLGFGNDDIFLATPGENVDKKHVVFPIPQDEMMLNKNIKQHPLW